One genomic window of Actinoplanes lobatus includes the following:
- a CDS encoding SigE family RNA polymerase sigma factor, with protein sequence MRWTGVDSEFAAFVEARQHRLLRSAYLVCGDHHLAQDLVQGALVKLALRWSRVRDGDPEAFLRTVIYRDAVSWWRRRRREDLSDAPPDRSDGGEDVPNRLVFAAALRRLPPRQRAVLVLRYFDDLTEARTAEILGVTVGTVKSQASAGLRKLRELAPELGEMAGRG encoded by the coding sequence ATGCGTTGGACAGGTGTGGACAGCGAATTCGCCGCCTTCGTCGAGGCACGCCAGCACCGGCTGCTGCGCTCGGCGTACCTCGTCTGCGGCGACCACCACCTCGCCCAGGACCTGGTGCAGGGCGCCCTCGTCAAACTCGCCCTGCGGTGGAGCCGCGTCCGCGACGGCGACCCGGAGGCGTTCCTGCGCACGGTCATCTACCGCGACGCCGTCTCCTGGTGGCGCCGCCGCCGGCGCGAGGACCTCAGCGACGCCCCGCCGGATCGCTCCGACGGCGGTGAGGACGTACCGAACCGGCTGGTCTTCGCGGCGGCGCTGCGCCGGCTGCCGCCACGCCAGCGGGCCGTGCTGGTGCTGCGGTACTTCGACGACCTCACCGAGGCGCGGACCGCGGAGATCCTCGGCGTCACGGTCGGAACGGTGAAGAGCCAGGCCAGCGCGGGCCTGCGGAAACTGCGGGAGCTCGCGCCGGAGCTCGGCGAGATGGCCGGGAGGGGCTGA